One segment of Fimbriiglobus ruber DNA contains the following:
- a CDS encoding TIGR03067 domain-containing protein, with the protein MSSKSVESLYKQAGFVPRPRRSGASFTTSEIGREDARGWNEIGSPATRVENSPRAEDGTETPAETIKDRVISIEEGKYTLRDGKEIYATVTFKVDPSREPKWINLTITIADSDFKGKTQPGIYKIDGETLTFCVADIGAERPTEFTAKAGSGRILTTYNRQKK; encoded by the coding sequence ATGAGCTCCAAATCAGTCGAAAGCCTTTATAAGCAGGCAGGATTCGTGCCACGACCGCGAAGGAGCGGGGCTTCATTCACTACGAGCGAGATTGGCCGCGAAGACGCACGAGGATGGAACGAAATCGGATCGCCTGCCACTCGGGTGGAAAATAGTCCCCGAGCCGAAGACGGGACCGAGACGCCGGCCGAGACCATCAAGGACCGCGTCATTAGCATCGAAGAAGGGAAGTACACTCTCCGAGATGGGAAAGAGATTTACGCCACGGTCACGTTCAAAGTCGATCCATCGAGAGAGCCCAAATGGATCAACCTGACTATCACTATCGCCGACAGCGATTTCAAAGGGAAGACACAGCCGGGCATCTATAAGATTGACGGGGAGACGTTGACCTTCTGCGTCGCCGATATTGGTGCCGAGCGCCCGACCGAGTTCACGGCAAAGGCGGGGAGCGGTCGAATCCTGACAACCTACAATAGGCAGAAGAAGTAG